A genomic stretch from Limnobacter thiooxidans includes:
- a CDS encoding glycosyltransferase family 10 domain-containing protein → MKKISFINTHEAINVGNRLFESETYELGDGLLTPFTEMRDAARLDGYDFATYHLNPLETSNAVVCLDMPSVALQARIAKLSVPKYLFIFECPLIRPDDWESSQHAIFDRVFTYDRTRWRGGKYLNYAMPYSMRRTIVQSPKTRFMCLVASNKVILRQRSGYDDRRDLIEYFRKTKMQGFDLYGRGWEFYVSASRLLNRLFARFGSKAPWLRRFCTALPFYQGALVNKLQTISQYKFIYCNENFSHPGYLTEKILDAMWAGSVPVYSGPPDIDDFIPQNCYVAAHDFPSVRALVDHLSTMSSAQYMDYLTNIQRFLESEKAHVFSSDSFYAGLKSVLDEDL, encoded by the coding sequence ATGAAAAAAATTTCGTTCATTAATACCCATGAGGCGATCAACGTTGGGAATCGTCTCTTTGAATCCGAAACCTATGAGCTGGGAGACGGGTTGCTCACGCCCTTCACTGAAATGCGTGATGCAGCAAGGTTGGATGGCTATGATTTCGCAACCTACCACCTGAACCCGCTGGAAACATCGAACGCCGTGGTGTGTCTCGACATGCCATCTGTGGCGCTACAGGCCAGGATCGCAAAACTGAGCGTGCCAAAGTACCTGTTCATTTTTGAATGCCCCTTGATTCGCCCGGATGACTGGGAAAGCAGTCAGCATGCAATTTTTGACCGTGTTTTCACTTACGACAGAACACGTTGGCGCGGCGGCAAATACCTGAACTACGCCATGCCTTATTCCATGCGTAGAACCATTGTGCAGAGCCCGAAAACAAGGTTCATGTGCCTGGTGGCTTCCAACAAAGTGATTTTGAGGCAGCGAAGTGGCTATGACGACAGGCGAGACCTGATCGAATACTTCAGAAAGACCAAGATGCAGGGTTTCGACCTCTATGGCCGTGGCTGGGAGTTTTACGTAAGTGCCTCTCGGTTGCTGAACCGGCTATTCGCCAGGTTCGGCAGCAAGGCCCCTTGGCTGCGCCGGTTTTGTACGGCACTGCCTTTTTATCAAGGCGCTTTGGTCAACAAACTGCAAACCATTAGCCAGTACAAGTTCATTTATTGCAACGAAAACTTCTCGCATCCCGGTTACCTCACTGAAAAAATTCTCGATGCAATGTGGGCTGGTTCTGTTCCTGTTTATTCGGGCCCACCTGACATCGACGACTTTATTCCTCAAAACTGCTACGTTGCCGCGCATGACTTTCCGTCGGTTCGTGCCTTGGTAGACCATCTGAGTACGATGAGCTCAGCCCAGTACATGGACTATTTGACCAATATTCAACGTTTTCTTGAAAGTGAAAAAGCCCATGTTTTCAGCTCGGACAGTTTCTACGCCGGGCTCAAGTCAGTATTGGACGAAGACCTATGA
- a CDS encoding AI-2E family transporter: MPNADTFQEKTDIRWEYASVIGILLIWVSILSLKIGVGLIAGLAIFALTRFTRRGFGRLLQPHINKFKGPFMRGLFGWLPTFMTTAVVAAAVVLLGVGLNSGVRFVLQTMTQQGPQLVEEALRNLNSVTASLPDTIRAHIPGKPSDLFKMISKDDSDFVGYIRSFGGASFFIFLQFVFALILGVSAALMVPAPVVGTAPRPLATAWIQTLENYVRCFTLLMGAQVYVSIWNTFCTAVFIYGILPAFDVVLPFRELLLMFTAVASLIPAAGNIMANTLILVLTIRYGVFVALGSVMYLFVIHKLEYFVNGYIIGRNVRASVPEMLIAIVLGEVAFGLPGLITAPVTYAFLKMHWQKWGWV, from the coding sequence ATGCCCAACGCCGACACGTTTCAAGAAAAGACCGACATCCGCTGGGAATACGCTTCCGTAATCGGCATCCTGCTGATCTGGGTCAGTATTCTGTCCCTGAAAATCGGGGTGGGCCTTATCGCCGGCTTGGCCATTTTTGCCCTTACCCGTTTCACGCGCCGTGGCTTTGGTCGCCTGCTGCAACCCCACATCAACAAGTTCAAGGGCCCGTTCATGCGCGGCCTGTTCGGGTGGTTGCCCACGTTCATGACCACTGCCGTGGTGGCCGCTGCTGTAGTGTTGCTGGGGGTCGGCCTGAACAGTGGCGTGCGGTTCGTGCTGCAAACCATGACCCAACAAGGGCCACAGTTGGTTGAAGAGGCCTTGCGCAATCTGAACTCGGTTACTGCCAGCCTGCCCGACACCATTCGGGCGCACATACCCGGCAAGCCCAGCGACCTGTTCAAGATGATCAGCAAAGACGACAGCGACTTCGTGGGCTACATTCGAAGTTTTGGTGGTGCCAGTTTCTTCATTTTCCTGCAATTTGTGTTTGCGCTAATTCTGGGTGTCTCTGCTGCATTGATGGTGCCAGCCCCAGTGGTTGGTACAGCGCCCCGTCCATTGGCCACGGCATGGATCCAAACCCTTGAGAACTACGTGCGTTGTTTCACCTTGCTCATGGGCGCGCAGGTGTATGTCAGTATCTGGAACACATTCTGTACCGCGGTTTTCATTTACGGTATTTTGCCCGCCTTCGATGTGGTGTTGCCTTTCCGGGAATTGCTGTTGATGTTCACTGCGGTGGCCAGTTTGATACCCGCCGCCGGCAACATCATGGCCAACACCCTTATTCTGGTACTGACCATTCGCTACGGCGTGTTTGTGGCTCTGGGCTCAGTGATGTACCTGTTCGTCATCCACAAGCTGGAATACTTTGTGAATGGCTACATCATCGGCCGCAACGTACGTGCCAGCGTGCCCGAAATGCTGATTGCCATTGTGCTGGGTGAAGTGGCATTTGGTTTGCCGGGGTTGATCACTGCGCCGGTGACCTATGCGTTTCTAAAAATGCACTGGCAGAAGTGGGGGTGGGTTTGA
- a CDS encoding glycosyltransferase family A protein: MNSPKIQFWVLSRNRPEYLRETLLSASAQIAPGIEILVSDNSDNDDIVSMVASEFPQVKVIARRPVLPALTHFRVVLAEASAEYITLFHDDDVLLPGYFTELSRMLDQCPEASAAACDATIIRGDIPTSTLLIGSSKVDRHLLNSEQLLLPYLQFQRLGPAPFPAYMYRRSKIGGLCLNPLWGGKYADVSFLSEVARRGPILVSCKPLMSYRIHPGNDNASELVGSRLRLLRYLLTQTLFTRQSKAIRHFKFRYWSKWYRENQHERIHPNRLKVVRRFLVLNGLRLALTEPGFWLRFFNRARR; the protein is encoded by the coding sequence TTGAATTCACCCAAAATTCAATTTTGGGTGTTGTCGAGAAACAGGCCTGAATACCTCAGAGAAACCCTGTTGTCAGCCAGTGCACAAATTGCACCGGGGATTGAAATTCTCGTGTCCGACAATTCGGACAATGATGACATTGTCAGCATGGTGGCCAGTGAGTTTCCTCAAGTAAAGGTCATTGCCAGAAGACCGGTTTTGCCTGCGCTGACTCATTTCCGAGTTGTGTTGGCTGAGGCAAGCGCTGAATACATCACCCTGTTTCACGACGATGATGTTTTGCTCCCCGGTTATTTCACAGAGCTTTCCAGAATGCTGGATCAGTGCCCCGAAGCATCTGCTGCGGCCTGTGATGCAACAATCATTCGAGGTGACATACCCACATCGACATTGCTCATCGGCAGCAGCAAGGTGGATCGTCACCTGTTGAACTCCGAGCAATTGTTGCTGCCTTATCTTCAGTTTCAGCGCCTCGGCCCCGCACCTTTTCCGGCTTACATGTATCGCCGCTCCAAAATCGGAGGTCTTTGCCTGAACCCCTTGTGGGGTGGAAAGTATGCTGATGTGTCGTTTTTGTCAGAAGTCGCCAGGCGAGGCCCAATTCTGGTCAGTTGCAAGCCCTTGATGAGTTACCGGATTCATCCCGGCAATGACAATGCCAGCGAACTGGTTGGGTCACGTCTTCGTCTGTTGCGCTACCTTTTGACCCAAACCCTTTTTACACGTCAATCGAAGGCCATTCGACATTTCAAATTCAGATATTGGTCCAAGTGGTATCGGGAAAATCAGCACGAACGAATTCATCCCAACCGGTTGAAAGTTGTTCGACGATTCCTTGTTTTGAATGGACTGCGCCTGGCGCTTACAGAACCAGGCTTTTGGCTCAGATTCTTCAATCGCGCCCGCCGATAG
- a CDS encoding lipopolysaccharide biosynthesis protein, which produces MLITLAGRLVQFGLLLVNIKVMTSLLVPTQYGLMSLYLAINLFFGFVFVNPVGTYINRHLRLWQGEGLLYSKFRLFLPYWAFLAIACFVGLIVARAAGLLFEDESLWALLICSLLVLSSTLFNTLVPSLNLLGHDKSFVILTVVTSALGLALSSLFVMIFEANAGNWLAGLVLSQVLGTCFSFAFYKRLGLKKTTSQAEPIIQVLSKSVFPYAWPVLLYTLLIWSSFQAYRFVIEEYFSLLELGLVVAGYSVAIQIIAATEQIANTWFLPRFYAECDSPNPAVRSQATAKYVCSMATPVILALFAVLTGADLLIKIMLGAAYQDTKIYLLLGVLIEAFRVVANATGLRFHQSRQTSRLVWPAFCALLLIIVLVAIQDLTLVSIMVSMIAGAIFLLVLMFDKSLLLNVFTAGARQFKVFPAALLVLVFLGLVVLKPYLEFQFYSALWVVLWALVGASYLRSVLKQVKQQ; this is translated from the coding sequence ATGTTAATTACCCTGGCGGGTCGATTGGTTCAATTTGGCTTGTTGCTTGTCAACATCAAAGTCATGACAAGTTTGTTGGTGCCCACCCAATATGGCTTGATGTCGCTTTATCTCGCAATCAACCTGTTTTTTGGTTTTGTCTTCGTTAACCCGGTGGGAACCTACATCAATCGTCATTTGCGTTTGTGGCAGGGCGAGGGGTTGCTGTATTCCAAATTCCGTCTGTTTCTGCCTTACTGGGCATTTCTGGCCATCGCGTGCTTCGTCGGGTTAATCGTTGCGCGTGCAGCGGGGTTGCTGTTCGAAGACGAGTCGCTTTGGGCTCTTTTAATTTGCAGCTTGCTGGTCTTGTCCTCCACTTTGTTCAACACCTTGGTGCCCTCTTTGAATTTGTTGGGTCATGACAAATCATTCGTGATTCTCACGGTGGTCACATCTGCCTTGGGTCTTGCGCTGTCATCCCTGTTTGTCATGATTTTTGAAGCCAATGCAGGTAATTGGCTGGCTGGTCTGGTTCTCAGCCAGGTGCTCGGCACATGTTTTTCGTTTGCTTTTTACAAACGCCTTGGCTTGAAAAAAACAACAAGCCAAGCCGAGCCCATTATTCAAGTGTTGTCCAAGTCAGTTTTTCCTTATGCCTGGCCAGTCCTTCTTTACACGCTGTTGATCTGGTCAAGTTTTCAGGCTTACCGGTTTGTGATTGAGGAATATTTTTCCCTCCTTGAGCTGGGCCTGGTTGTTGCAGGCTATTCCGTCGCGATACAAATCATTGCGGCCACGGAACAGATCGCCAACACCTGGTTTCTGCCCCGCTTTTATGCCGAATGCGACTCGCCCAACCCTGCAGTGCGGTCGCAAGCCACAGCGAAGTACGTGTGTTCAATGGCAACGCCGGTCATTTTGGCTTTGTTTGCAGTTTTGACCGGTGCTGACCTGCTGATCAAGATCATGTTGGGCGCTGCTTATCAAGACACGAAAATTTATTTGCTCTTGGGGGTTCTTATTGAGGCTTTTCGCGTTGTGGCCAACGCAACAGGTTTAAGATTCCACCAATCCCGTCAGACCAGCCGGCTGGTATGGCCCGCTTTCTGTGCCCTGCTACTGATCATTGTGCTGGTGGCTATTCAGGATTTGACACTGGTCTCCATCATGGTGAGCATGATCGCAGGCGCAATTTTCCTGCTCGTGTTGATGTTCGACAAGTCACTGCTTCTCAATGTTTTTACTGCAGGTGCAAGGCAGTTCAAGGTTTTCCCTGCTGCTCTGCTTGTGCTTGTTTTTCTCGGTCTTGTTGTCCTGAAGCCTTACCTTGAGTTTCAATTTTATTCTGCGTTGTGGGTGGTGTTGTGGGCGCTGGTGGGCGCAAGTTATTTGAGATCAGTATTGAAGCAAGTTAAACAACAATGA